In Paenibacillus sp. BIC5C1, a genomic segment contains:
- the pgsA gene encoding CDP-diacylglycerol--glycerol-3-phosphate 3-phosphatidyltransferase produces the protein MNLPNRITLARICLIPFLMVFLLVDFPFYPEPLQLGSLSLPYNQLIAAVIFIIAASTDGIDGYLARKNNMVTNLGKLLDPLADKLLVTAVLISLVEMGKLDSWIAVVIISREFAVTGLRQIALLDGSVVAASAWGKLKTVVQIVAIVLLLLNNFPFSFTGIHMDVIAVWAAAIITIWSGIDYFIKNKNLLHLSKA, from the coding sequence GTGAATTTACCCAACCGGATTACGCTTGCACGAATTTGCTTAATCCCTTTTTTAATGGTGTTCCTGCTCGTAGATTTTCCGTTTTATCCAGAGCCGTTGCAATTGGGAAGCTTATCACTTCCGTATAATCAGTTGATTGCTGCTGTCATTTTTATCATTGCAGCAAGCACGGATGGAATTGATGGCTATCTGGCGCGGAAAAATAATATGGTCACCAACCTAGGGAAATTGCTTGATCCGCTGGCTGACAAGTTGTTGGTTACTGCGGTGCTGATTTCACTTGTGGAAATGGGTAAGTTGGATTCCTGGATTGCTGTGGTCATTATTAGTCGTGAGTTTGCGGTTACCGGCTTGCGTCAGATTGCATTATTGGATGGTTCGGTTGTTGCGGCAAGTGCCTGGGGCAAACTGAAAACCGTCGTGCAAATTGTGGCGATTGTGCTGCTGTTGTTGAATAATTTCCCGTTCTCATTTACGGGTATTCACATGGACGTTATTGCCGTTTGGGCTGCAGCGATCATTACGATTTGGTCAGGTATTGATTACTTTATCAAAAACAAAAATTTGCTTCATTTATCGAAAGCGTAA
- a CDS encoding YajQ family cyclic di-GMP-binding protein, with amino-acid sequence MSSENSFDIVSKMDLQELTNAVTQTEKEIGTRYDFKGSKSSLKLDKDALTIVSDDETKLKAVIDVLQSKMAKRGLPLKNIDYAKVEPASSGTVRQRLNFKQGIDQDIAKKINILIRDSKMKVKSQIQGDQLRVTGKSKNDLQAVMQLLNGANLPLDLQYTNFK; translated from the coding sequence TTGAGTTCAGAAAATTCATTTGATATCGTGTCCAAAATGGACTTGCAGGAATTGACAAATGCCGTTACACAAACAGAAAAGGAAATTGGCACGCGTTATGACTTCAAGGGCAGCAAGAGCAGTCTGAAACTGGATAAGGATGCGTTAACGATCGTATCTGATGATGAGACCAAACTCAAGGCTGTTATCGATGTACTGCAATCCAAGATGGCTAAGCGGGGTTTACCTTTAAAAAACATTGATTATGCAAAAGTAGAACCAGCTTCTTCAGGTACAGTCCGCCAGCGTTTGAATTTCAAACAGGGGATTGATCAGGATATCGCTAAAAAAATTAATATTCTGATTCGTGACTCCAAGATGAAGGTGAAGAGTCAGATTCAGGGAGATCAGCTCCGGGTAACAGGTAAAAGTAAGAATGATTTGCAGGCAGTTATGCAGTTGTTGAACGGTGCCAATCTACCTTTGGATCTGCAATATACAAACTTTAAGTAA
- a CDS encoding regulatory protein RecX, which produces MDQHEDDLYEETELEGISQFPDNEELIITRVERTKSREARYRITFGLYSITVLEDVMIKYRMTRGNTFLKKDLEDIIVADERQRTYVQSLRYLEHKPRTRHELSQKLRQKEFAAPLIEEALDRLERENLVDDELFAKEWTRQRMEGQRKGKLWIRQELRQKGIANELIAEALEGVSTDAEYETALIAGRKKWNQVKGDIQEKKRKTLPFLMRRGFSMDMVRRVVNCLIEEDGAKDSEEDEALLWD; this is translated from the coding sequence ATGGATCAACATGAAGATGATTTATATGAAGAAACCGAGCTGGAGGGAATCTCCCAATTCCCGGATAATGAAGAACTTATCATTACACGAGTTGAACGAACGAAGAGCAGGGAAGCTCGTTACCGAATTACCTTTGGTTTATATTCAATTACGGTTCTTGAAGATGTAATGATTAAATATCGGATGACCCGGGGAAATACGTTTCTGAAAAAAGACTTGGAAGATATCATCGTAGCTGACGAGCGACAGCGAACGTATGTGCAATCTTTGCGATATCTGGAGCATAAACCCCGCACACGCCACGAATTAAGTCAGAAGCTTCGTCAGAAAGAGTTTGCAGCACCGTTGATTGAAGAGGCCCTGGATCGGCTTGAGCGGGAGAATTTGGTCGATGACGAACTGTTTGCGAAGGAATGGACTCGTCAGCGTATGGAGGGCCAGCGGAAGGGAAAACTGTGGATAAGGCAAGAGCTTCGTCAGAAGGGCATTGCCAATGAGCTAATTGCTGAAGCGCTGGAAGGTGTAAGTACAGATGCGGAATATGAGACGGCTCTAATTGCCGGACGCAAAAAATGGAATCAGGTTAAAGGAGACATCCAGGAGAAGAAACGTAAAACGCTTCCCTTCTTGATGCGACGAGGTTTTTCCATGGATATGGTGCGTCGGGTCGTGAATTGTTTAATTGAAGAAGACGGGGCTAAAGACTCCGAAGAAGACGAAGCGTTGTTATGGGATTAG
- the recA gene encoding recombinase RecA — protein MSDRRAALDMALRQIEKQFGKGSIMKLGESTHMQVEIIPSGSLALDIALGTGGLPKGRIVEIYGPESSGKTTVALHAIAEVQRVGGQAAFIDAEHALDPQYASKLGVNIDELLLSQPDTGEQGLEIAEALVRSGAVDIVVIDSVAALVPKAEIEGEMGDSHVGLQARLMSQALRKLSGAISKSKTIAIFINQLREKVGVMFGNPETTPGGRALKFYSTVRLDVRRIESIKSGNDIIGNRTRIKVVKNKVAPPFKQAEVDIMYGEGISREGSIIDIGTELDIVNKSGAWYSYEGERLGQGRENAKQFMKEHAQIAQVIEQKIREASNLTTAVPAPTTEDQQKEAAEEQELFEINE, from the coding sequence TTGTCAGACCGTCGTGCCGCGCTTGATATGGCGCTCCGTCAAATAGAGAAGCAATTTGGTAAAGGATCCATCATGAAACTGGGTGAGTCGACTCACATGCAAGTGGAAATCATACCCAGCGGTTCCTTGGCTCTGGATATTGCATTAGGAACAGGCGGCTTGCCTAAAGGCCGTATTGTTGAAATATATGGACCAGAATCTTCCGGTAAAACAACTGTAGCATTGCATGCGATTGCTGAAGTACAACGGGTGGGTGGACAAGCTGCATTTATCGATGCAGAGCATGCTCTTGACCCGCAATACGCAAGCAAACTGGGTGTTAACATTGATGAGTTGCTTCTGTCTCAGCCAGATACGGGTGAGCAAGGGCTTGAAATTGCAGAAGCACTTGTACGTAGTGGCGCTGTGGATATTGTCGTTATTGACTCCGTTGCTGCATTGGTACCAAAAGCGGAAATCGAAGGCGAAATGGGTGATTCCCATGTCGGTTTGCAAGCGCGTCTGATGTCTCAGGCGTTGCGTAAACTGTCTGGTGCAATCAGCAAATCCAAAACCATCGCAATCTTCATCAACCAGCTTCGTGAAAAAGTCGGTGTTATGTTTGGTAACCCGGAGACAACACCTGGTGGTCGTGCCCTGAAATTTTACTCTACAGTGCGTCTGGATGTACGTCGTATTGAGAGTATTAAATCAGGCAATGACATCATCGGTAACCGTACTCGTATCAAAGTTGTAAAAAACAAAGTGGCACCACCGTTTAAACAAGCGGAAGTGGACATTATGTACGGAGAAGGTATTTCGAGAGAAGGCAGTATCATTGATATTGGTACAGAGCTGGACATCGTTAACAAAAGTGGTGCGTGGTACTCTTACGAAGGCGAGCGTTTAGGTCAAGGACGTGAGAACGCGAAGCAGTTCATGAAAGAGCATGCACAGATTGCTCAAGTGATTGAACAAAAAATTCGCGAAGCCAGCAATCTGACTACTGCAGTTCCTGCCCCTACAACTGAAGATCAACAAAAAGAAGCGGCAGAAGAACAAGAATTGTTTGAAATTAACGAGTAA
- a CDS encoding competence/damage-inducible protein A: MKAEIIAVGTELLLGQIVNTNARYLSRELAAIGIDVYFQTVVGDNLNRLSDAIRIAQGRADVILFSGGIGPTQDDLTKDAIAAVLNRKLHIDRMAMDKIESFFRDRNVDMTENNRRQAIVIEGGTPLANETGLAAGNAISDNGKHYVVMPGPPKELIPMFEQEVKPWLFQHVLTEEMPIYSKMLKFAGIGESALEDRLLDLIDTQTDPTIAPYASEGEVTVRVSTKAPSESEAKLKLDAMEVQIRERLPEHLYANEDVPIEYTIVTMMSDMGLTLSAAESCTGGLVMQSLTSVPGSASMLKGGIVCYSNEIKEKLLHVPHAYLEGEDAPGAVSPEVAKVLAEQIRMIGDADFGLSVTGVAGPGYSERKPPGLVFIALAERGKETEIHELRINGNRETVRIRSAKAILYRLWRKLVEMD, from the coding sequence ATGAAGGCAGAAATCATTGCAGTTGGCACAGAATTGTTGCTTGGACAAATTGTGAATACCAATGCCCGATATCTATCCCGTGAATTGGCTGCGATCGGGATTGATGTATATTTCCAAACGGTGGTTGGTGATAATCTTAATCGACTTAGTGACGCTATTCGCATCGCTCAGGGTCGTGCAGACGTCATTTTATTTTCCGGGGGCATCGGTCCTACACAGGATGATCTCACCAAGGATGCGATCGCGGCGGTCTTGAACCGCAAGCTGCATATAGATCGAATGGCTATGGACAAAATCGAGAGCTTCTTCCGAGATCGTAATGTGGACATGACTGAAAATAATCGCCGTCAGGCGATCGTTATAGAAGGCGGGACACCGCTGGCGAACGAAACAGGCCTTGCCGCAGGAAATGCGATTTCCGACAATGGCAAACATTATGTAGTGATGCCTGGACCACCGAAAGAGCTGATTCCTATGTTTGAACAGGAAGTTAAGCCTTGGTTATTCCAGCATGTACTGACAGAAGAAATGCCGATCTACTCGAAAATGCTGAAGTTTGCAGGAATTGGAGAATCGGCATTGGAAGACCGACTCCTGGATTTGATTGATACGCAGACAGATCCAACGATTGCTCCTTATGCCAGTGAGGGAGAAGTTACGGTACGTGTATCTACAAAGGCTCCAAGTGAGAGTGAGGCGAAGCTGAAGCTTGATGCAATGGAAGTTCAGATCCGGGAACGATTGCCAGAGCATCTCTACGCGAACGAGGATGTGCCTATAGAGTATACAATCGTAACAATGATGTCTGATATGGGTCTGACCCTTAGCGCGGCTGAGAGCTGCACAGGAGGGCTCGTCATGCAAAGTCTGACGTCAGTCCCTGGCAGTGCTTCGATGCTTAAGGGCGGAATAGTATGTTACTCCAATGAAATTAAGGAGAAGCTGCTCCATGTGCCACATGCCTACCTGGAAGGTGAAGATGCACCGGGCGCAGTGAGTCCGGAAGTCGCCAAAGTGCTGGCAGAACAGATTCGCATGATTGGGGATGCCGACTTCGGTCTGTCGGTTACAGGTGTAGCGGGGCCTGGTTATTCTGAACGCAAACCCCCAGGACTTGTTTTCATCGCTTTGGCAGAGCGTGGCAAAGAGACAGAAATTCATGAACTGCGCATTAATGGCAATCGGGAGACGGTTCGGATCCGTTCCGCGAAGGCGATTCTTTATCGTTTGTGGCGCAAGCTTGTGGAGATGGACTAG